One window of uncultured Erythrobacter sp. genomic DNA carries:
- the hspQ gene encoding heat shock protein HspQ produces MERAHFFSSQAGRTINAPRQTRSRFGIGEVVRHRLFDFRGVVFDIDPVFANSEEWYEAIPEDIRPPRDQPFYHLLAESEDASYVAYVSQGNLIADAKGGPVDHPTVPELFEQFADGRYRMRRSLTH; encoded by the coding sequence ATGGAACGCGCTCACTTCTTCTCCAGCCAAGCGGGACGCACCATCAATGCTCCGCGCCAGACCCGCAGCCGTTTTGGCATTGGCGAGGTCGTCCGCCACCGTTTGTTCGATTTTCGCGGCGTGGTCTTCGATATCGACCCGGTCTTTGCCAATAGCGAGGAATGGTACGAGGCGATCCCCGAAGACATCCGCCCTCCCCGCGATCAGCCGTTCTACCACCTTCTCGCCGAGAGCGAGGATGCGAGCTACGTCGCCTATGTCAGCCAGGGCAATCTGATCGCTGACGCCAAAGGCGGGCCGGTTGATCATCCGACGGTTCCGGAGCTGTTCGAGCAGTTTGCTGACGGGCGTTACCGGATGCGGCGATCGCTGACGCATTGA
- a CDS encoding ABC transporter permease has product MADEISANPAPLDGSSGEGTRISHKFPARGVPVITGVNRVGLLALYMKEVRRFLKVQTQTVWAPAVTTLLFLVIFTVALGRGGREVLGVPFASFVAPGLIVMGMMQNAFANSSFSLLSGKIQGTIIDLLMPPLSPGELMGGIIAAAVTRAIAVGGAVAIAMALWPGVSLSVEHLWAVIWFGLMGAILLALLGLATSIWSEKFDHNAAITNFVIAPLSLLSGTFYVLDNLAPAFQAISRANPFFYVISGFRYGFLGQSDIGTDAQVIAAAAGLAALNAAIAVLVYLVLRSGWKLKS; this is encoded by the coding sequence ATGGCAGATGAGATTTCCGCTAATCCCGCTCCCCTAGACGGATCGAGCGGTGAAGGCACCCGTATTTCGCACAAGTTTCCCGCGCGCGGCGTTCCGGTCATTACCGGAGTGAACCGCGTCGGGCTGCTCGCGCTCTATATGAAGGAGGTGCGCCGGTTTCTCAAGGTCCAGACGCAGACAGTTTGGGCGCCTGCAGTCACAACCTTGCTGTTTCTGGTGATCTTCACCGTCGCATTGGGGCGGGGCGGGCGCGAAGTGCTGGGCGTGCCGTTTGCGAGCTTTGTCGCACCGGGCCTCATCGTGATGGGGATGATGCAGAACGCCTTTGCCAATTCGTCCTTTTCGCTGCTCTCGGGCAAGATCCAGGGGACGATCATTGACCTGCTGATGCCTCCTCTTTCGCCGGGCGAGCTGATGGGCGGGATCATTGCCGCCGCTGTCACCCGCGCGATTGCCGTGGGCGGGGCGGTGGCAATCGCCATGGCTTTGTGGCCGGGCGTTTCGCTGTCGGTTGAGCATTTGTGGGCGGTGATCTGGTTCGGATTGATGGGGGCTATTCTGCTCGCATTGCTCGGCCTTGCAACCTCGATCTGGTCGGAGAAGTTCGATCACAACGCCGCGATCACCAATTTCGTCATCGCGCCGCTCTCGCTGCTGTCCGGCACATTCTACGTGCTCGACAACCTTGCCCCCGCATTCCAGGCGATTAGCCGCGCCAACCCGTTCTTTTATGTGATCTCGGGCTTCCGCTATGGCTTCCTTGGCCAAAGCGACATCGGCACCGATGCGCAAGTCATCGCAGCCGCAGCGGGACTCGCCGCGCTCAACGCAGCAATTGCGGTGCTGGTCTATCTGGTGCTGCGATCAGGCTGGAAGCTGAAAAGCTAA
- a CDS encoding GcrA family cell cycle regulator, whose translation MSWTDERIATLKKMWEGGSTASQIAEELGGVSRNAVIGKAHRLGLKSRPSPVKANEKKKAAKKAAATKATTAKKPASKPAAKPAATKAAPATDTAPTPKPAAAPGGNNSQPVPNPTPDLPKIVSVGPGGFLRQGPGDQQPPIPPAPPRRLVPAKPSPEIADKTSLLDLSDKVCRWPMGHPGEPDFHFCGTDVNPGFPYCVEHCGRAYQAQLPRGARRPPPPLPFGGPRVR comes from the coding sequence ATGAGCTGGACTGACGAGCGCATCGCGACGCTCAAGAAGATGTGGGAAGGCGGATCGACCGCCAGCCAGATCGCTGAAGAACTGGGCGGTGTCAGCCGCAACGCCGTGATCGGCAAGGCGCACCGCCTTGGCCTCAAATCACGGCCCTCTCCGGTGAAAGCCAACGAGAAGAAGAAAGCGGCGAAGAAAGCCGCTGCGACCAAGGCGACGACAGCCAAGAAACCGGCGAGCAAGCCCGCAGCCAAACCTGCCGCGACGAAGGCAGCTCCGGCGACGGACACGGCTCCAACCCCCAAACCTGCGGCCGCGCCTGGTGGCAACAATTCGCAGCCTGTCCCCAATCCGACGCCTGACCTGCCCAAGATCGTCTCTGTCGGTCCGGGCGGCTTTCTGCGTCAGGGTCCGGGCGACCAGCAGCCTCCGATCCCGCCTGCGCCGCCTCGCCGTCTGGTGCCGGCCAAGCCCAGCCCCGAGATCGCGGACAAGACCAGCCTGCTCGACCTGTCGGACAAGGTGTGCCGCTGGCCGATGGGCCATCCGGGTGAGCCGGACTTCCATTTCTGCGGGACCGATGTGAACCCCGGCTTCCCCTATTGCGTCGAGCATTGCGGGCGGGCCTATCAGGCACAGTTGCCGCGCGGCGCACGCCGTCCCCCGCCGCCTTTGCCCTTTGGCGGGCCGCGGGTGCGCTAA
- a CDS encoding DUF1993 domain-containing protein: protein MPLTLHEAFVPSAKQILGGMRGLVDKAEVHCAENGIEASELYEAKLAETMWTLPWHVRACWVHSGFALGLYKTGAFSPDFTELPADWDAMRAMIDDALAQLDAITVDELEALADKTIGFELGGKRLMELTGQNFLLSFNQPNLYFHATTFYDILRMKGVALGKRDYMGAPRIIGA, encoded by the coding sequence ATGCCACTCACGCTCCACGAAGCCTTCGTCCCGTCGGCCAAGCAGATCCTTGGCGGGATGCGGGGTCTCGTTGACAAAGCCGAAGTGCACTGCGCCGAGAACGGCATCGAAGCCAGCGAGCTTTACGAAGCCAAGCTGGCCGAGACGATGTGGACGTTGCCGTGGCATGTGCGCGCATGCTGGGTGCATTCGGGCTTTGCCTTGGGTCTCTACAAGACCGGCGCGTTCTCGCCCGACTTTACCGAGCTGCCAGCCGATTGGGACGCGATGCGCGCGATGATCGATGATGCACTGGCCCAGCTGGACGCGATCACCGTCGATGAGCTGGAGGCGCTCGCGGACAAGACCATCGGTTTCGAGCTGGGCGGTAAGCGCCTGATGGAGCTTACGGGTCAGAATTTCCTGCTTAGCTTCAACCAGCCGAACCTCTATTTCCACGCAACAACCTTTTACGACATTTTGCGAATGAAAGGTGTCGCGTTGGGCAAGCGCGACTATATGGGTGCACCCAGAATTATTGGCGCGTAA
- a CDS encoding DUF481 domain-containing protein: MPQLKTFALTVAASGLVLIPAAAQAELPDPVRDMIVAAIATGDDAKVRTVIDIARTTNPDDAAEIDAMLATYETQLAANQAAEAAAEQEAIRSAGLFDNWSGSGELGAFNSTGNSSNTGITAGLALTRDGINWRHKLRARVDYQESNGVVTSEQFLASYEPNLRLSDRLFAYALAQYERDRFQGFSARYAASGGLGYDVIVEDNMTLSVKAGPAYRRTEFLLGQSTSNIAGLASMDFDWQIAKNIALTQDASAFIQSGSSTYTSGTGIQAGVADNISVRLSYTIEHDTNPPLGAENTDTLSRITVVYDF, translated from the coding sequence TTGCCACAACTCAAGACCTTCGCACTGACTGTCGCAGCTAGCGGCCTTGTTCTCATTCCAGCGGCGGCTCAGGCCGAACTGCCCGATCCGGTGCGCGACATGATCGTCGCTGCCATCGCGACCGGAGACGATGCCAAGGTCCGCACGGTTATCGATATTGCACGCACGACCAATCCCGATGATGCAGCCGAAATCGACGCGATGCTGGCGACTTACGAAACGCAGCTCGCCGCAAACCAGGCCGCCGAAGCAGCCGCCGAGCAAGAGGCGATCCGCAGCGCTGGCCTGTTCGACAATTGGAGCGGCTCGGGCGAGTTGGGCGCGTTCAACTCGACCGGCAATTCGAGCAATACCGGCATCACCGCAGGCCTTGCCCTGACCCGCGATGGGATCAATTGGCGGCACAAATTGCGCGCGCGGGTCGACTATCAGGAATCCAATGGCGTCGTGACCAGCGAGCAGTTCCTGGCCTCTTACGAGCCCAATTTGCGCCTGTCCGACCGTCTGTTCGCCTATGCACTGGCGCAGTATGAGCGCGACCGTTTTCAGGGCTTCTCCGCGCGCTACGCGGCCTCGGGCGGTCTGGGCTATGACGTGATCGTAGAGGATAATATGACCCTCTCGGTCAAGGCAGGCCCGGCCTACCGCCGCACCGAATTCCTCCTCGGTCAAAGCACCAGCAACATTGCCGGCCTCGCCAGCATGGATTTCGACTGGCAGATCGCCAAGAACATAGCGCTGACCCAGGACGCCAGCGCCTTCATCCAGTCCGGCAGCAGCACCTACACCTCCGGCACCGGCATTCAGGCAGGCGTCGCGGACAACATCTCGGTGCGGCTCAGCTACACGATCGAGCACGACACCAACCCGCCGCTCGGCGCAGAAAACACCGATACGCTGAGCCGGATTACGGTGGTTTATGATTTTTGA
- the prfH gene encoding peptide chain release factor H, whose amino-acid sequence MTDIVLHLSSGSGPKECEWVIARLAEQFVKEAAREAVKCDLIERDSSTAGSLLMSVSGNGADAFAAARVGSIRWIGTSPFRPRHKRKNWYVGVRSVSATNQAHELKDADIKYQAIRASGPGGQHVNKTDSAVRATHVPSGLTTVSQDQRSQFANKKIARLRLSLLFEEMREEAKAQAKGSMWQRNRKLERGNEVRCYEGVKFRLKR is encoded by the coding sequence ATGACCGATATCGTTTTGCACCTGTCATCGGGGTCCGGGCCGAAAGAATGCGAGTGGGTGATTGCCCGCCTCGCCGAACAATTCGTCAAGGAGGCTGCACGCGAAGCGGTCAAATGTGATCTGATCGAGCGGGATTCCAGCACAGCGGGTTCGCTGCTGATGAGCGTGTCGGGCAATGGCGCCGATGCGTTCGCGGCGGCGCGCGTGGGCAGCATAAGGTGGATCGGAACCAGCCCGTTCCGCCCAAGGCACAAGCGCAAAAACTGGTATGTCGGCGTGCGCTCGGTCTCCGCGACGAACCAAGCGCATGAACTGAAGGATGCCGACATCAAATATCAGGCAATCCGCGCCTCGGGGCCGGGCGGGCAGCATGTCAACAAGACCGACAGCGCAGTTCGTGCGACCCATGTCCCGAGCGGGCTCACAACCGTCTCTCAGGATCAAAGGTCGCAATTTGCCAACAAGAAGATCGCGCGGCTTCGTCTTTCACTCTTGTTCGAAGAGATGCGAGAGGAGGCCAAGGCGCAGGCCAAGGGCAGCATGTGGCAGCGCAATCGGAAGCTTGAGCGCGGCAACGAGGTGCGATGCTACGAGGGGGTCAAATTCAGGCTGAAGCGCTAA
- a CDS encoding RNA ligase RtcB family protein — protein sequence MGNSYKGEHARLTSSGGQQTARTSEKSAKTRIIASSESWIEQSAIDQLHQTAQLKGIEEAVGLPDLHAGRGIPIGAAFWSTTHAYPHLVGNDIGCGMSLWQTDIRARRFKLDRAVKRLTDLDGPWSGDQPARLTESGLPAELTADALGTIGGGNHFAEFLAVDEVHCEQTFDSAGFDPAGVLLLVHSGSRGLGQAVLEGHLRQFGTGGLEVGGSDFAAYRKRHDQAMRWAELNREIIAERFLDRLSASGTRKLDIFHNTLTPHKDGWLHRKGAAPADKGLVIIPGSRGTMSYLVAPTSDEQKLDHALHSLAHGAGRKWARSDAKAKLSKRYSQSELERTELGGRVICEDKSLIFEEAPQAYKNIEGVIGDLVDAGLVKVVAVLRPLISYKMRRA from the coding sequence ATGGGCAATTCCTACAAAGGTGAGCACGCTCGCCTGACTTCTTCTGGTGGTCAGCAGACCGCCAGAACTTCTGAAAAATCTGCAAAAACCCGCATCATCGCATCCAGTGAAAGTTGGATCGAACAGTCTGCGATTGATCAACTCCACCAGACCGCGCAGCTGAAAGGCATCGAGGAAGCCGTCGGCCTGCCCGATTTGCATGCCGGTCGCGGCATCCCGATTGGCGCGGCTTTTTGGTCGACCACGCATGCCTATCCGCATCTGGTGGGCAACGATATCGGCTGCGGCATGTCGCTGTGGCAGACCGATATTCGCGCGCGCAGATTCAAGCTTGACCGCGCGGTCAAGCGGCTGACCGATCTGGATGGGCCGTGGTCGGGCGATCAGCCAGCGCGGCTCACTGAATCGGGCCTGCCTGCCGAGCTGACCGCCGATGCGCTTGGTACGATTGGCGGCGGCAATCACTTCGCAGAATTCCTTGCCGTGGACGAAGTGCATTGCGAGCAGACTTTCGACAGTGCGGGCTTCGACCCTGCTGGTGTCTTGCTGCTCGTCCACAGCGGGTCGCGCGGGCTCGGGCAGGCGGTGCTTGAAGGCCATCTACGGCAATTCGGGACAGGCGGGCTCGAAGTCGGCGGCTCCGATTTCGCCGCCTATCGCAAGCGTCACGATCAAGCGATGCGTTGGGCTGAGCTCAACCGCGAGATCATCGCTGAGCGCTTCCTCGACCGGCTGAGCGCCAGCGGCACGCGCAAGCTCGACATCTTCCACAACACTCTAACGCCGCACAAAGATGGTTGGCTACACCGCAAGGGAGCTGCACCGGCTGACAAAGGCCTCGTCATCATCCCGGGATCCCGCGGAACGATGAGCTATCTGGTCGCGCCGACCAGTGACGAGCAGAAGCTGGACCATGCTTTGCACTCGCTGGCGCATGGTGCCGGACGCAAATGGGCGCGCAGCGATGCCAAAGCCAAACTGTCCAAGCGCTACAGCCAGAGCGAGCTGGAGCGGACCGAGCTTGGCGGAAGGGTGATTTGCGAAGACAAGAGCCTGATCTTCGAGGAGGCTCCGCAAGCCTATAAGAACATCGAAGGCGTTATCGGCGATCTGGTGGATGCCGGACTTGTCAAGGTTGTCGCCGTTCTGCGTCCATTGATCAGCTACAAGATGAGGCGCGCATGA
- a CDS encoding SET domain-containing methyltransferase gives MKSVIEERTAQGRGQGIYALESFTKGDILYLGVLDDRPITNHSHASQISKTRFGFHKGLGSKFNHSCDPNCGIMLNATGGHNIVAMRDIAAEDEATYDYAMRNYRIEHFTASCGCGHAKCRGSITGWKDLPQQRKDDYAGFVAPYLIEMDAETTAIAPHEHAGAALAGENSARM, from the coding sequence ATGAAAAGCGTTATCGAAGAGCGGACCGCGCAAGGTCGCGGCCAGGGCATTTATGCTCTGGAATCATTTACTAAAGGCGACATCCTGTATCTGGGGGTGCTCGATGACAGGCCGATCACCAACCACTCGCACGCCTCCCAAATCAGCAAGACCCGGTTCGGATTTCACAAGGGGCTCGGCTCCAAGTTCAACCATTCCTGCGATCCCAATTGCGGCATCATGCTCAACGCAACCGGCGGTCATAATATCGTCGCGATGCGCGACATCGCAGCCGAAGACGAAGCCACATATGATTACGCGATGCGCAATTACCGGATCGAGCATTTCACCGCTTCGTGCGGCTGCGGGCACGCCAAATGCCGCGGGTCGATCACTGGCTGGAAAGACCTGCCGCAACAGCGCAAGGACGACTATGCCGGTTTCGTCGCGCCCTATCTGATCGAGATGGACGCCGAGACCACGGCAATCGCCCCGCATGAACATGCAGGCGCGGCTTTGGCGGGCGAAAATTCCGCCAGAATGTGA